Proteins found in one Pectobacterium atrosepticum genomic segment:
- a CDS encoding molybdopterin-guanine dinucleotide biosynthesis protein MobC, with protein sequence MLITAYSERQTRHREKIQRLLNFLKEETYSDFKTLMLLFGFRDHKSLYSLLSKVEGLGLIHKHVLVSRTMKISLWGITSDGIAVVLTPDDAFFPARFEPSKITGWTLEHHLDNQTARIILEQKGAYGWINGDRTTFLNRYQTSHRPDGLITLPGDIVIAIETERRLKTKARYQSIIASHLLARTRKDWIYVFYIVLDPQKKRGLERLFDSIRHVIVNHQYIPLETRHRNVFRIYTLDELQRLDASHCI encoded by the coding sequence ATGCTGATCACCGCATACAGTGAACGCCAGACGCGACACCGTGAAAAAATACAACGATTGCTGAATTTCCTGAAAGAAGAAACGTACAGTGATTTTAAAACGCTGATGCTGCTGTTTGGCTTCAGGGATCATAAATCGCTGTATTCCCTGCTTTCAAAAGTCGAGGGATTGGGCTTAATACATAAGCATGTTCTGGTATCGCGGACGATGAAAATTTCATTGTGGGGAATAACCAGTGACGGGATAGCCGTCGTGTTGACCCCCGACGATGCGTTTTTCCCGGCGAGGTTTGAGCCTTCAAAAATTACCGGCTGGACGCTGGAGCACCACCTTGATAATCAGACCGCCCGTATCATCCTTGAGCAAAAAGGCGCATACGGATGGATAAACGGCGATCGCACAACCTTCCTCAATCGTTATCAGACCAGCCACCGCCCGGACGGACTGATTACCCTGCCCGGCGACATCGTGATCGCCATTGAGACCGAGCGCCGTCTGAAAACCAAAGCCCGTTATCAGTCGATCATCGCCAGTCATTTGCTTGCCCGAACCCGTAAAGACTGGATTTACGTTTTTTATATCGTGCTGGACCCGCAGAAAAAGCGCGGTCTTGAACGGCTGTTTGACAGCATCCGGCACGTCATCGTTAACCATCAATACATCCCGCTGGAAACCCGCCACCGGAATGTCTTTCGCATCTACACGCTCGACGAGCTGCAACGGCTCGATGCAAGCCATTGCATATAG
- a CDS encoding MFS transporter → MILNKLAVSLSPIVNGALSFIAFMQQHQLMLALLSGLTMPFFASMKSDERQKAPLWQKLMIAFSLLCFLSGTMAPVVIWIFQWLYKGRVIASIPVLAWPVLITFTLTGFILHILLRRVLTPELDKIKKRLVRKTTLERELRTDVRTVKSLLPETLHYDPLDYIDLNKGIFIGMDRDIQPMYLPLKDWQKQHADIIGTTGAGKGVATGILLYQSILAGEGVFVMDPKDDEWAPHLYRKACEDAGKPFALIDLRKPQYQLNLIEEITADELEELFVAGFSLAEKGQESDFYRIDDRKAARIAAQFVTRNTASTIRDVYNGDYVQGIADKIKAFFGKIEELALLNAINAPTGFSLNTIFEEGGCCYVIGSMRNSKIITAQRMLLVRLYQLAERRERVKNVPRPIAIYLSELKYHLSRPALEGLGAARDKGVHIIMDHQSIADLKDCPADLKGDAVVGAVVENAKFKLVYRVMDPDTAEWVARMSGTILVDDEVRKAKTNAVLTETIDSERTIRQAERFFTDSNMILNLPDFVSFIFTTKALPSASLISPIRVKKRELEICAVSPAIAATAATVNIALDFSEEETSPGPASIPDVTATRSDLFFDKDEKDTTTPNTNKEENPSLLDF, encoded by the coding sequence GTGATTTTAAATAAGCTGGCTGTTTCACTGTCGCCGATAGTGAATGGCGCGCTGAGCTTCATTGCTTTTATGCAACAGCACCAGCTGATGCTGGCGCTGTTATCGGGGCTGACGATGCCGTTTTTCGCGTCGATGAAAAGCGATGAACGGCAAAAAGCCCCGTTATGGCAAAAGCTGATGATTGCTTTTTCCCTGCTGTGTTTTCTTTCCGGTACGATGGCCCCTGTTGTTATCTGGATTTTCCAGTGGCTTTATAAAGGCCGGGTAATCGCCAGCATTCCCGTTCTGGCATGGCCGGTGCTGATTACCTTTACCCTGACGGGTTTTATTTTGCATATTCTGCTGCGCAGGGTATTAACACCTGAGTTAGATAAAATAAAGAAACGCCTCGTCAGGAAAACCACGCTTGAACGGGAATTACGCACCGATGTCCGCACGGTGAAATCCCTGCTGCCGGAAACACTGCATTATGACCCGCTGGATTATATCGACCTCAACAAGGGTATTTTTATCGGTATGGACCGCGATATTCAGCCGATGTACCTGCCATTAAAAGACTGGCAAAAACAACACGCGGATATTATCGGCACCACCGGCGCCGGTAAAGGGGTTGCCACCGGGATATTACTTTATCAAAGTATTCTGGCTGGTGAAGGCGTATTTGTGATGGACCCGAAGGATGATGAATGGGCACCCCACCTTTACCGCAAGGCCTGTGAGGATGCAGGCAAACCTTTTGCCCTGATTGACCTGCGTAAACCCCAATACCAGTTAAACCTGATTGAAGAGATCACCGCCGATGAACTGGAAGAGCTTTTTGTTGCCGGGTTCAGCCTGGCAGAGAAAGGTCAGGAATCTGACTTTTATCGGATTGACGATCGGAAAGCGGCCCGGATAGCCGCACAATTTGTCACCCGTAATACTGCCTCAACCATTCGGGATGTTTATAACGGCGACTACGTTCAGGGTATTGCAGATAAGATAAAAGCCTTTTTCGGGAAAATTGAAGAGCTTGCCTTGCTTAATGCCATCAATGCGCCGACAGGATTTTCGCTTAATACGATATTTGAGGAAGGCGGTTGCTGTTATGTGATTGGCTCAATGCGCAACAGCAAAATCATTACCGCTCAACGTATGTTGCTGGTTCGCCTGTACCAGCTGGCAGAAAGGCGCGAGCGAGTGAAAAACGTGCCCCGCCCCATTGCTATTTATCTTTCCGAACTGAAATACCATTTATCCAGGCCCGCGCTGGAGGGTTTAGGCGCGGCACGCGATAAAGGTGTGCATATTATTATGGACCATCAGTCGATTGCCGATTTAAAAGACTGTCCGGCAGATTTGAAAGGTGACGCCGTTGTCGGCGCGGTCGTTGAGAACGCTAAATTCAAACTGGTTTATCGTGTCATGGATCCGGACACCGCTGAATGGGTAGCCAGGATGTCAGGCACCATATTAGTCGATGATGAGGTCCGCAAAGCGAAAACCAACGCCGTGCTGACAGAGACTATCGACAGTGAACGCACCATCAGGCAGGCCGAGCGTTTCTTTACCGACAGCAATATGATCCTGAACCTACCCGATTTTGTCAGCTTCATCTTCACGACAAAAGCACTCCCCTCTGCTTCGCTGATTTCGCCCATCAGGGTGAAAAAACGCGAACTGGAGATCTGTGCCGTGTCGCCCGCGATTGCCGCCACCGCCGCAACGGTAAACATCGCCCTGGATTTTAGCGAGGAGGAAACTTCCCCCGGACCCGCATCAATACCGGATGTCACAGCAACTCGATCCGATCTTTTTTTTGATAAGGATGAAAAAGACACGACAACACCGAATACCAATAAAGAGGAAAACCCGTCATTGCTGGATTTTTAA
- a CDS encoding conjugal transfer protein encodes MKTIIFTICLFCMSLLLPSSVMAADACEIVLCLYGKTTGNGGGNECQSAERSFFTIVKKNRHGFHPNRTADARRDLLLECKSADTQIIDQIINKFGRVRN; translated from the coding sequence ATGAAAACGATCATATTCACTATCTGCCTTTTCTGCATGAGTTTACTACTACCCTCTTCCGTAATGGCCGCTGATGCCTGTGAGATTGTTTTATGTCTGTATGGTAAAACAACCGGTAATGGCGGAGGAAATGAATGTCAATCTGCCGAACGCTCTTTCTTTACTATTGTGAAAAAGAACAGACACGGATTTCACCCTAACCGTACCGCCGATGCCCGAAGAGACTTATTGCTCGAATGCAAATCAGCCGACACGCAAATTATCGACCAGATAATCAATAAATTTGGCCGCGTGCGTAATTGA
- the virB11 gene encoding P-type DNA transfer ATPase VirB11 — protein sequence MNAENLSLDFMKTQLFGDYLKLDGLTEIAINRPGEIHTKINGRWQKHDSPVTLRQCHAFAKALASWNEDNIDDTSPILSATLGSGERVQTIIPPACERNTVSITLRNPSFEQKTHQSWIDAGFYNRIAGKERNESKDDELTRCYNKGDIPHFIEKAVEYGKTLFIVGETGSGKTTYMKTLLHYIPPHLRLTTIEDNPEIRFYHHANYVHLFYPADAGEDAIVTPSRLIRANYRMNPDRILLAEIRGREAWDALKIIGSGHEGLITSLHAGSLEECIEGIIDRCYENPDCKNIPFDVLLRKVLKCVDIIVSVDIHGDIRRMGDIYFKPIHLHQMKETFS from the coding sequence ATGAACGCTGAAAACCTGTCGCTGGATTTTATGAAAACTCAGTTGTTCGGCGATTATCTCAAACTAGATGGCCTGACGGAAATTGCTATCAACCGCCCCGGAGAGATCCACACCAAAATAAACGGTCGATGGCAGAAGCATGATTCTCCGGTTACGTTGCGTCAGTGCCATGCGTTTGCCAAAGCACTGGCCTCATGGAATGAGGACAATATCGATGATACCTCCCCTATCCTTTCCGCTACATTAGGATCAGGTGAACGTGTCCAGACCATTATCCCCCCAGCCTGCGAGCGGAATACCGTATCTATTACGCTGCGAAACCCGTCATTTGAGCAGAAAACTCATCAGTCCTGGATTGATGCCGGGTTTTATAACCGGATAGCCGGTAAGGAGAGAAACGAAAGCAAAGATGATGAACTGACCCGATGCTATAACAAGGGTGATATTCCCCACTTTATCGAAAAAGCCGTCGAGTACGGCAAAACCCTCTTTATTGTTGGTGAAACCGGCTCCGGTAAAACCACCTATATGAAGACGTTGCTGCACTATATTCCGCCACATCTCAGGCTAACCACGATTGAAGATAATCCCGAAATCCGGTTTTACCACCACGCAAATTATGTTCATCTATTTTACCCGGCGGATGCTGGAGAGGATGCCATTGTCACCCCCAGTCGATTAATTCGGGCAAATTATCGAATGAATCCAGATCGGATTCTGCTGGCAGAAATTCGTGGGCGGGAGGCGTGGGATGCGCTGAAAATTATCGGTTCTGGGCATGAAGGTCTTATCACCTCCCTGCACGCAGGCAGCCTGGAAGAATGTATTGAAGGGATCATTGACCGCTGTTATGAAAATCCAGATTGCAAAAATATCCCGTTCGATGTGCTGTTACGCAAGGTGCTTAAATGCGTGGATATCATCGTCAGCGTAGATATTCACGGTGATATTCGTCGGATGGGGGATATTTATTTCAAACCGATACACCTTCATCAAATGAAAGAAACCTTCAGTTAA
- a CDS encoding TrbI/VirB10 family protein, with amino-acid sequence MTDKADSETTEKTVAELEAEARERARSAMASQAPEQNTPPGQPEVTRFKKTSSRRTLLVSLLSLSVLIALALGGDRFLVALKQRDNKSVETPAPPSANTGQHERKNLGMDNNPFGLFGQDKQEPATDNHPIQTAPPSEPPALNKAAALVDGSSSAAESTQRGNTQASQTAPSGTQRNQSKGTPAITSDTKANDANPGVAKVTSVRRLGLDPNLYLPVDRYIPCSMMRRFVSDVGGRISCLIGEDVYSANHHVKLLPAGSVARGIYRTGALQHGRSRMFVIWTELRTPEPGSLQIPLIDTEATGPLGEAGISGWIDTHFWERFGNALMLSTVQDVAAAASDSAPGKDRNTDYTENTRAAASEMAKTALENSINIPPTMYLNQGDVIGIMTGTDIDFSSVYQLRLKKRWYER; translated from the coding sequence ATGACTGATAAAGCAGACTCAGAGACAACGGAAAAAACCGTGGCGGAGCTGGAGGCTGAAGCCCGTGAACGCGCCCGTTCAGCGATGGCGAGTCAGGCACCAGAGCAAAACACACCTCCCGGCCAACCTGAAGTGACGCGCTTTAAAAAAACCTCCAGCCGCCGGACACTGCTGGTCAGCCTGCTAAGCCTGAGCGTGCTGATTGCTCTGGCATTGGGTGGAGATCGCTTCCTTGTCGCATTAAAGCAACGCGATAATAAGTCGGTTGAAACCCCAGCACCGCCATCAGCCAATACAGGGCAACATGAGCGTAAAAACCTCGGCATGGACAATAATCCGTTCGGCCTGTTCGGTCAGGACAAACAGGAACCCGCAACAGATAATCACCCAATACAGACGGCACCACCGTCAGAGCCACCTGCTTTAAATAAGGCGGCGGCACTGGTCGATGGGTCAAGTAGTGCCGCTGAGTCCACACAACGCGGTAATACTCAGGCTTCACAAACAGCCCCTTCCGGCACACAACGCAATCAGAGCAAAGGCACACCAGCAATCACGTCTGACACCAAGGCTAACGACGCCAATCCCGGTGTCGCAAAAGTGACCAGCGTCAGGCGACTGGGTCTCGATCCCAATCTCTATCTTCCGGTTGATCGTTATATTCCGTGCTCAATGATGCGACGTTTTGTCTCTGACGTGGGTGGCCGGATTTCCTGCCTTATCGGCGAAGATGTCTACAGCGCTAACCATCACGTGAAGTTGCTCCCTGCCGGAAGCGTCGCCAGAGGCATCTACCGCACCGGGGCGCTGCAACATGGCCGGAGCCGAATGTTTGTCATTTGGACGGAATTACGCACACCGGAACCCGGCAGCCTGCAAATCCCGCTGATTGATACCGAAGCCACCGGCCCGTTGGGTGAGGCTGGAATTAGCGGATGGATTGATACCCATTTCTGGGAACGGTTCGGCAATGCGTTGATGTTGAGCACCGTACAAGATGTGGCTGCCGCCGCATCAGATTCGGCACCGGGGAAAGACCGCAATACCGATTACACCGAAAACACCCGCGCTGCCGCGTCAGAAATGGCGAAAACGGCCTTAGAAAACAGCATCAATATCCCGCCCACGATGTACCTCAATCAGGGCGATGTGATCGGCATCATGACCGGTACGGATATCGATTTCTCTTCCGTTTATCAACTACGTCTAAAAAAGAGGTGGTATGAACGCTGA
- the virB9 gene encoding P-type conjugative transfer protein VirB9, protein MLKTIVILWLLLMSSTAWSAAIPRSSTYDSRMQNVTYNSQNATIVNTRPGYLTTLLFDDDEEVIDAQAGFPKGWKVTKNDNRVGVSPNPITQPVTDDNGNNINKVFLPTASEWRTNLFVVTSKREYSLELNVLENDSPSQAFIIRFRYPDDERRQADAASAARLKLLRETQENQRITTAFEQATTPRNWLYTKRVAAGSASIAPDFTYDDGRFIYLGFSPVKILPSIFRVVNGQEQTVTPRIAKHGNYTVVVVRAMSPQLVLRYGSAVVGIENTSFGNASAGSGDTVSPVVTLEAR, encoded by the coding sequence ATGCTGAAAACAATAGTGATCTTGTGGCTCCTTCTGATGTCATCAACAGCCTGGAGCGCAGCGATACCGCGCAGCAGCACGTATGACAGCCGAATGCAGAATGTCACCTATAACAGTCAGAATGCTACCATCGTCAACACCCGCCCCGGCTACCTCACCACACTCCTGTTTGATGACGATGAAGAAGTCATCGACGCACAAGCGGGTTTTCCAAAGGGCTGGAAAGTCACCAAAAACGATAACCGGGTCGGTGTCAGTCCAAACCCTATCACCCAGCCGGTAACCGATGATAACGGCAACAACATCAATAAGGTGTTTCTGCCAACGGCGAGCGAGTGGAGAACCAATCTCTTTGTCGTTACATCGAAGCGCGAATACAGTCTGGAACTGAACGTGCTGGAGAACGACTCGCCTTCTCAGGCCTTTATTATCCGTTTTCGCTATCCGGATGACGAGCGCAGGCAAGCAGACGCAGCCAGCGCAGCGCGTCTGAAACTCCTGCGTGAAACACAGGAAAATCAGCGAATAACGACAGCCTTCGAGCAAGCTACCACGCCGCGTAACTGGCTTTATACCAAGCGAGTCGCAGCCGGTTCAGCCTCCATTGCACCAGATTTCACTTATGATGATGGCCGCTTTATCTATCTCGGTTTTTCCCCCGTCAAAATCCTTCCGTCAATCTTCCGGGTCGTTAACGGGCAGGAACAGACCGTAACGCCTCGCATAGCCAAACACGGAAACTACACCGTGGTCGTCGTGCGGGCAATGTCGCCACAGTTGGTATTGCGCTACGGCAGCGCGGTAGTCGGGATTGAGAATACGTCATTCGGCAACGCCAGCGCTGGCAGCGGTGACACCGTTTCACCTGTCGTCACACTGGAGGCCAGATGA
- a CDS encoding type IV secretion system protein — protein sequence MSETENIIASSRAFESVLLEKDEREKKMAWRIAAIGFALAAKAITALIILLPLKTTEIELWSVDKQTGRYEYMTRIKEQSISTEKALAQALAAHYVRLREGYNYFALQRDYDDVQLFNSDSVNRDYLDGFNSNQAPDIIFNKAEYVVSIDIISNVHATATAPDHLATLRIKRTIRRIVDNSVKTDVWNIRLTYRYLPRKQLTDSQREVNPLGFIVTSYQRDKELRGE from the coding sequence ATGTCTGAAACAGAAAACATCATTGCGTCATCCCGCGCCTTTGAATCTGTCCTGCTGGAAAAGGATGAACGGGAAAAAAAGATGGCGTGGCGAATAGCGGCCATAGGGTTTGCTCTGGCCGCAAAGGCGATCACCGCACTGATTATTCTGCTACCGCTGAAAACCACCGAAATCGAATTATGGTCGGTGGATAAACAGACCGGACGTTATGAATATATGACCCGGATTAAAGAGCAGAGTATTTCCACTGAGAAAGCACTGGCTCAGGCGTTAGCGGCGCATTATGTCAGGCTCCGCGAGGGCTATAACTATTTTGCTCTCCAGCGCGATTACGACGATGTACAGTTATTCAATAGCGACAGCGTTAACAGGGATTATCTCGACGGGTTTAACAGCAATCAGGCACCCGATATCATTTTCAATAAAGCGGAATATGTCGTGTCTATCGACATTATTTCCAACGTTCACGCGACCGCGACAGCACCTGACCATCTGGCGACCTTACGCATTAAACGGACTATCCGCCGCATTGTCGATAACTCGGTTAAAACAGATGTCTGGAACATTCGCCTGACTTATCGCTATCTCCCCCGCAAACAACTGACAGACAGCCAGCGAGAAGTCAATCCGCTGGGGTTCATCGTAACCAGCTACCAACGCGATAAAGAACTGAGGGGTGAATGA
- a CDS encoding type IV secretion system protein has product MSGGMFVGMNNTITDGLHAVLRGQTSVYGDMVSVIAVSSFTLFVTYRGYQTLAGKLQTPAEDVIWDVGRMLLIMTFVLNLDGWLDLAISAINGLTDGVSGDDNVWVLLDTVWAKAQTIGQKLYQQDDSTYVKLNGGIAQLLVWGGAIVTLLFGSAVNLLAGIIIVLMTTTAPLFIFCLLYGFLIPMFNNWLKIIFTVILTIMFSALSIRIVINYLNGLLDKAVNFADSANIITLGVQCCVAGVISGIIIWFSAKIANALGGVAVQVALQGAAMGGLRGLAKPSSDAAKPAMKAGAAGARLAAKGGVSAANATGTLIAAGTSKALSAWQKRVASIDSMKRFNQQRNR; this is encoded by the coding sequence ATGTCAGGTGGTATGTTTGTTGGAATGAACAACACGATCACTGACGGTTTACATGCCGTACTGCGGGGACAAACCTCCGTGTACGGCGATATGGTAAGCGTTATTGCCGTCAGCTCCTTCACGTTATTTGTCACTTATCGGGGTTATCAAACCCTGGCTGGAAAACTCCAAACGCCTGCAGAAGATGTCATATGGGATGTTGGGCGAATGCTATTAATCATGACATTCGTTTTAAATCTCGATGGCTGGTTGGATTTAGCCATTTCGGCCATTAACGGATTAACCGACGGCGTCAGCGGTGATGACAATGTCTGGGTGTTACTGGATACCGTTTGGGCGAAAGCGCAAACGATAGGACAAAAGCTTTATCAGCAGGATGATTCCACCTATGTAAAACTCAACGGCGGTATTGCCCAACTTCTGGTCTGGGGAGGCGCAATCGTCACCCTGCTATTTGGTTCGGCGGTTAACCTGTTAGCCGGAATAATCATTGTATTAATGACCACCACCGCACCGTTATTTATTTTCTGCCTACTGTATGGATTCCTTATTCCGATGTTTAACAACTGGCTGAAAATTATCTTCACGGTGATCCTGACGATTATGTTTTCCGCGTTATCTATCAGGATTGTCATCAACTATCTTAATGGGCTATTAGATAAAGCGGTTAATTTTGCAGATAGCGCCAATATCATCACACTGGGTGTTCAGTGCTGCGTTGCAGGTGTTATTTCAGGCATCATTATTTGGTTTTCAGCAAAAATCGCGAATGCATTAGGCGGCGTCGCCGTTCAGGTTGCACTACAGGGTGCCGCTATGGGCGGTCTGCGTGGGCTGGCGAAACCCTCTTCTGATGCAGCGAAACCGGCCATGAAAGCCGGGGCGGCGGGTGCTCGACTGGCGGCAAAAGGGGGCGTCAGCGCCGCTAATGCCACCGGTACACTTATCGCCGCAGGCACCAGCAAAGCCCTATCCGCATGGCAAAAACGTGTGGCTTCTATCGACAGCATGAAGCGTTTCAACCAACAGCGTAACCGCTAA
- a CDS encoding Eex protein, translating to MKTSLCIFPIILASLFLAGCDNPKSTQWYKEHPDELSQRYKACESSGDDSQDCKNAREARFELRQENAKVPDLN from the coding sequence ATGAAAACGTCACTTTGCATTTTTCCGATTATTTTAGCCTCATTATTTCTGGCGGGATGTGACAACCCGAAATCAACGCAGTGGTACAAAGAACATCCGGATGAACTGAGTCAGCGATATAAAGCGTGTGAATCATCCGGCGATGACTCCCAGGATTGCAAAAATGCACGAGAGGCGCGATTTGAACTCCGTCAGGAAAATGCCAAGGTTCCCGATTTGAATTAA
- a CDS encoding type IV secretion system protein VirB5 — translation MQTRKMFLALSLLVSTPALSAGIPVFDAASNTESINQWVQKLQQWQETVTHYKSELDAYKQQLATATGIRDIQGFLREAKSLKNDIEHLRKNGISLDDLLTNPSGYYSSDLQRLYSKYQSFDICNQSSSSQRYLESCKQLVLNQAVSIENTSDVQNRINSTLNDISDLSDRIANAKDSKESQDLANAVAAKSVQLNALTSQWEMSVKQAEQRSVMLTQQRQKAFNEQQLVSPIPDFNH, via the coding sequence ATGCAAACCAGAAAGATGTTTCTGGCATTATCGCTATTGGTTTCCACACCCGCACTTAGTGCCGGTATCCCTGTGTTTGATGCCGCCAGTAATACCGAGTCGATTAACCAATGGGTACAGAAACTCCAGCAATGGCAGGAAACGGTCACTCACTATAAAAGTGAGCTTGATGCTTATAAGCAGCAATTAGCGACCGCAACAGGCATACGAGATATTCAGGGATTTCTCCGCGAGGCAAAATCCCTGAAAAACGATATCGAACATCTACGTAAAAATGGTATTTCACTGGATGATCTGCTGACCAACCCAAGCGGTTATTATTCTTCTGACCTTCAGCGCTTATATAGCAAATATCAATCGTTTGATATTTGTAATCAGTCCAGTTCATCGCAACGTTATCTTGAAAGTTGCAAACAGCTTGTCCTCAATCAGGCGGTATCGATTGAGAATACGAGCGATGTCCAAAACCGGATTAATAGCACATTAAACGATATATCAGATTTATCCGACCGCATTGCAAACGCCAAAGACTCGAAAGAGTCACAGGACCTGGCTAACGCGGTGGCAGCCAAAAGCGTACAATTGAACGCATTAACCAGCCAATGGGAAATGTCAGTCAAGCAGGCTGAACAGCGATCCGTGATGTTGACTCAACAACGCCAAAAAGCATTCAATGAACAACAACTCGTCTCCCCGATTCCTGACTTTAATCATTGA